GGGATTAGGGAGCATTATAATCCAGTATTTTGGCGAAAACAGCCAAAATGAGTTAACGACtaagataagtggacagaacaagggcatgtagaaaaggaagaagaaaggagaagaaaagaccatgcaaaattagttgagacaagggctgaggaccaagacAGGGGTTTTCCcacacattgggcctcagtccccgtctcctaagaccccccatgacaacaacgagcaagggattgggggtgaTTGATGTGTATTGTCAATGCTGGATACTGTGTATCAACTTAGTTTGTTAATTATAAGTGTAGAACCCACTGAACTGTTTTCTGCATTATATTCAGTGATGCACAGTATGTGGTACTTCTCATATTACTGATAGTCTCCATTCTTcttgtattgatttatatatttattgaatattttCTTCTGCATCAACATCTAAGAACATGAGCAGCGTATCCAAACTTAGTGATAGGATGGGAGCCCCGAGGTAAAGTTTTTTGTTCAGTAAGACAATATTTGTGGATTAACAGAATGGTCAATAGCCAAAAACAAATGTACCATGCATCAAATGTTACACAGCATTATGAGACATTATTGTGGCAAAAATGGTATATATGAGCTAAAGacttggataagtggacagaaggggaataaagaagagaaggaaaaagaaagagggagaagaaaacaccctgcaaaattagttgtgagggctgaggtccaaggcaggggtgatccctacactgggtctcagtctctgcctcctaagcccccccccacagctacaacaagcaagggatgggggggggtggctTCTGCCTGCTTTTCTGAATCCTGTTCATGGTTTAAAATCTATTAACTATGATATCATGATTGATTTCCATTGGCTGAAGCCATCAGTGACTTTTTGGTCTCCATAAGTTTTCACTATATACTTTCTTAATCCTAATTTCATGTTAAATATTTTTAGTCtgatatatttttgttactatagCTGTAATTCATTGGCTTTATTAGAAATAGCCAGTCATGAGTAAAAAGTGAGATGAcaataaatatagaaaacaaaatacatatctataaatgcttATTTTCCAATTTAGTATAAAAAACATCAATCTGTTTTAAGTAATATTTTAGTAACGTGGTTTTTCAAAAAGTGAAATGGTAGCATATCTTATttaacttttttcctttattattagtttatcattatatcataatttttttttctctttaatcatACTCATTTACCTCCTTTTACCCATTCTATTCTGTGATGCCAGTTTCAGCGTCATGAAGCGCCAGTAGAATATAATGTGACACTAACATTGGATTCATCATCCCATTATATTTTAGTTGCAGCTGAGTGATCCCCATATTCTGTTCTGACTCAATGATTTAGGCTCCATATATTGCCCTAGAAATTCTGTAGCTCCACCCAACATCCCTCTTCCCACCAATCTTGTAAATCAGCTAGACTGTGCCCCACCCTCtacccaaaataaaaaaataaccttgGTAGAGTCTACATTACAGTTTCCCCTCTGTGGTCTTACCCTTGTCCTCCATATCCCCCTTTACTTCACCCCTTACCCCTCgaccagggaaggggggggggagagagagagagagagagagagagagagagagagagagagagagagagagagagagagagagagagagagagagagagagagagagagagagagagagagagtgagttagtttACCTTAGTTTGGCATGAAATGAACTTAAGACTTCATCAAACCTCCTTtcacctttctgtgtgtgtgtatgtacatgtgtgtgtgagaggaagaAACTATATTAGATAAGAGACTGTATTAGATAAGGTTAAACCTGGGATGCAAGTATGTTAACTCTAGCTTCTAACATTGTGCTGAAATAATGTGTAaactatcagagagagagagatctgttgaACTATAAATGGGTGATCTTCTAATTAAACTTAAATCTGGAATATATTGCATCTGTATTAACACTAACTCTTCTCTCTAGTAACATACGGTTTAATCTACACACTGTAAAGACGATTTaccaatatttctttatattttccatcACAGTTTCATTATACATCATTCTGAGGTATGTTTCTTGGAATCATGGATAAAAATCAAAACACAGAAGTGtatgttcattttcattaacCTTTATACATGAAATATTTACATGTTTGGAAACTAGTAAtctataataatggcaatttctTTATTCATCAGGTATATTATTCCAGTGAACTTAAAGCTTCTAGAAAAAGAAgcaataaaaattaaatttcatCATGAAGTCACCAATATCCCTCCCCCCCAGATTAGAAGAAATAAGAGTCTGTTCATGAAACACACCTAACCTGTCTTTCATTTACAAACTGATCATAAATAACACTACTGGACCAAAGTTACTGTTTCTTTGGTGGAACCCAGGCCTCAATCTTGGGTTTCGTGGTGGTGTAGGGCATGAAAGCTTTTTCGGTTCCGCTGGTATTTTCCTCGTGGCCGCTCAACCAGTTGTAATTGACAGGGGCTTCCtacacagataaaaagataaaaatataagaaaacacagTAATATCTCACTTGTTCTGGCATGTAAGAAGAACTATAATCTGTAATTAAATTACCTTTGCTTGAGTAAAATTCTGACAAAATTTACAAAGCTCTAGttcaactataaaaaaaaaaatagataaataaaaacttaaATGCTTATAATATCTCACCTCAGTTGGGGGCTTGTCAGTCTTGTGGTGCAGCCAGCCAAACCATTCAGCTGGAATCATTGATCCATCGTAGTCTGTGCCTACATTGGGATGGTACACGACCCATCTGTTGCGACCTGGAGTTGAGAATTTGCTTCAGAGAAATGTCCATCCCATCATCCCATCTTAATACAAGTATAGAACATGTATCCAAAGAGGTAATGTTACATATTGAGAGAAATCATGAAAAACAATTATGAGAAACTGCAGAGCACACACCAAGCATGAGCTTTGGGTCTTCATAGTATTTGTTGCCCCGGGCATCTTCTCCAACTAAAGTACCAACTTTCAAGTCATCCACtctgtaaaaatagaaatgagttatataacatataaaaagaaCAAACATTTGAACAATCACAGATGATATCACTTCCTAATTCTacttataatccttttttttcgaTTCTATAAAAATAGGGTTTAAAAAGAGCCTTTTTTACTATTGACACTTATTATAAATATCTTACAAACCAAATAAATTCTTTGGGCGAGAAGTAGTTGACAAACctttaataaataagtaagtgtagtttttttttatattttcatttacattcagTGCCTAACTAACAAGAATAACGGTTTTAGAGCATACATATGTGAAATGTTCCACTTTTCTATCTGTTTGCTGTAATCATAAGAAAAGTGCTAAAACAACAGGGATGTAAACTAAGactaagggaagaaaagaaaaagaaaaagaaaaagaaaaagaaaaagaaaaagaaaaagaaaaagaaaaagaaaaagaaaaagaaaaagaaaaagaaaaagaaaaagaaaaagaaaaagaaaaagaaaaagaaaaagaaaaagaaaaagaaaaagaaaaagaaaaagaaaaagaaaaagaaaaagaaaaagaaaaagaaaaaaaaaagaaaaaaagagaaaaaaacaaaaacaaaaaaaaaacagggatgtAGACTATGTGGCAACTGAGGTGAGATACACACTGGACTATGAACAGATATTGTCTGTGTATGGTGTGTTAACATAACCTAGAAAAATTAGGAAAATTAAGTAGTAAGATATACAAGAAAGTCCAAGTACCTGGACATTTTTCAAGTACAAGTACAAATACCTAGCTAAGTCCAAGTACATGTCGTCGTACTTaatgggataaaaaaaatatatatttctgtcacaAATATGAGAAAGTTAGtagttttcttatatatacacatcaaaaagTGGGATCTGATAAAGAGGAGTAAATGGAAATTCTACATTAATTTAATCGTATATCACTGCTTTTACCACAGATATGCAAAACAAGAACATATACTTTATGAATAACTTGAACAAATACTTTGAaaaagagatagcaagagagtgagagacagagagtaacaaAGAAAACTTTAAAAGAATGTGCACAGAAACAGTATATCTTAATGCAAAACTGCACTAATGCTGTAATAATAGATTTACCCAAGCAAAGGTTACCAAATGCTGGAGGTACTGTTGTGAACAGCAGccagaaaaaaacataagaattGGAAACTGAAACAGCTGGAGTTATTGAAACTGCCAAGAATATTGAAAACTAAAAGGTAAAAGTCAAAATAAAACAACGTAAAATATtcttgtaaatcaaggaaaagggtaaatgggcgagacagacagtactagtaattggctcattggtgacttagtacaagtgtagccatctatgagtaaaaacaattaataaaataaactcacagtgggcatggtatgtacatacatgccatgcactAGGTTAAGTCTGTTATATATTATTTCCCAGAAGGTTCCAGGAATTGTCAAGCAAGATACTTTTACATTTAATGTAGTTATTACTGTGAGAAGGCCTTGCTGCACAAGAAATTTAGTCTGTGAACAGAACTGAGGCCACAGTGACTATTTGATAATTTGCCACTACTGTACTGGACTTTTAGGAAGTAAGCCATCATAGATCACATAAAACCATCCATCATAGACCCAAAAACCAACCACTATATCTGAAAAGGATTTTACCTTTGGTACATTTTCTACTAAATAACTTCAACACAATCAGCAAATAAAACAGGTATCTACAATTACAAATACCAACCAATCGTGTGTAATATCATATTCTATCAACCAGCCACACACAAAACATCTCCCAGGCGATTCCTCATCAAAAGGACACCCAATCCAAGTTCGATTTTTCCCTGAATATAGGCAATATAGGAGGATGATTGTTGGTCTTTGCCATAGCACTGAACTTTAAATCATTGGagaactttaattttttttttttttttatacttatataaatgcatattaaacCAAAAGAAATTAAACAGCAATTCAAGTAGTACCTGTCTTTAACTAAATATACCAAAGTTTGCCTTCTATCAGTGTCTTCTAGTCATTTACAAAAAATTCAAGATGATTTAGCAGCTGTACACCTTGAAATCTAGATATGAACCTGTCAGCAAAATATAATTTTTCAACTGATTACCATTCTGAATAGCTGACTGTACCAGCAACCATTGGGAATCTTTTTTGAAAACTCAAGAAATATTTAGAACTTGGCATTTATATCAACTCATGAGGGTATAATTCTTCTCTTTACCCCATTTGCAGCAAGTAAAATTTTGGATAAAATCCAGCAAAGCCATGCATAAATTAAACCCCCAAATATGGGTGAAGCAACTTTCATGTCATGAAAAACTTTGGCTGAAGGGCTGAGTGATAGGTATATACTGTCATGGAAAAATTTGGTCGAAGGCTGGGGTGCAGGAATGTGCCATTATGAAAATAGTGAAATGCACTATTAGTGAGCCATGGCTGGAAAAGATCCTATTCCTGGGTGTTACAAAAAAttcaatacaaaaatatttttaaaatgacaaagaaaagaaaaaaaaaaatctaattactattgtcattatattacacAGATTTATAAACTAGCCATATGAAATGGGGTCTATGCAAGGAAAACTGTcttaccatcttgatacagcatatcaaataacaaaaaatgattatgcacaaaaaaagagataacaaTATTACAACTATTACAAACAGGACATGAACTCATTAGGCGTCACCTGGCATTTTCCCTCATAACATGATAGGACATCACccatcaccaatgagccaacttTTAGCAATAACTGGAAAGTACCCCAGCTTCCACCTCTACACTACCTCTGATGTTTATGTGAGGTCAGACCAGGGAATATGCTTGCTAAATAATCAAACtatgataaggaaaatataaagaagaaaaaactacaatcattgatatattaataatctATGTTAGCAAAGAATAATTTACATTCCTATTATACATTGTGGATTTTATATTGTCCTGTAcatgtttctttttcattacaaATACTTTATACATCCATAGTTGTGCTCAAGCAACCCTCTACCAGCAGTTATGAGTTCTGTTGTCACAGTACTCCCAGCACCTTTTAAAAATGAAGACTGTATTAGTGTTACTTTATGTTTCCAAATTCTTTCTTCATGTTCCAATGAAAATGAACTCATAATGAAGTATAACAATCACTTTCAAGCAGCAGATAACCAAGAGGAATTCAAGGTTTGTCACATTCTCATCCACATTGCACCTTTGATATTTAAATTACTAATTAATTTAATAGATGAGGCAGTCAGCTAGGAAAATGCAGCAACTGGATGGAATCTGGGGCTGCTAGGGAATATGGTAACTAGGAGGGTAGGGAAATACAACAACTGGGTGAGGGTTCAGGGACAGAGCCCCCAAGTGaggaaggtttttggttcataAAGCAGTCTTTATGGTTATTTATGCACTGAGGGTGGGGTTCATTCATTGGTTTCAAGTAACCAATTTCCCATAACTGAACCTTGGCTTGTGTTTAAATTTTCACTGCTTTTTAATTGCCTGTTACAAGTGCTTTAGTCATAACCCCCTCCTTGCAATCCCAGATTCCTGGGAGTGCCCCCAAGCTTACTGGCTAGAATAACTGAGACTTACAGCTGTATGCTTTAAGAAATTGTAGGATCACAATTTtacactataaaaaaaagaaagaagagaaaaaaaagagcttgTAAACTAAGAATTGTAAGTAAACTCATGTAAAACTACAGGCCAGCCAATCGTAAGAGTATAATCCCATGTTATATTGGTAATTTTTTAGTTCCACACAGCCCTCTaattttgcaattattattccaTGTTTCAGTTGTTTACATGGTAATATGAAGgagttatttgttattctatatcGCAAAAGATATAAATGAAGGTATTGGCAATCTTACAAAGTGGCTGCACTCCTCtgaggccgggccatatctagaaggcccgggcgaagctagaacttcacaacccccccccccccactcctctgaGGCTAAGTTAATATTACTCAAGCCACTCCTGAGGATCCACAAGCATACCAGCATCGTTGTTTGAACCATAACCCTCCCCAGCCCAGAGCCTTTGTCCCTAGCCCTCACCTGATTGCTGTATTTCCCTATTGTGGCCATCAGACCCCTACCTGATCACCGTGGACTTACTCCACACGTGGCATCTGTTGCgaccttttttcttaatttctgatattattaGCCTATTTGCTTTAACAGACTATTTCATATCTCAGTGAGTGTAGTTTGTGATAGTCATCAAATTGTAAATGCATAACACAATATTACATATTGCACAACTTTAATATTATCAACTTATGGAGGAAATagcatagatgaaaagtgtcttattttAGTCACTCTATCCATTACAGGTAAAATTTACTCTGTGTTATGCCATTGTGTGAAAACGAATACTATACCCTTCTTCCTTTGTGGTCGTTTAAGCACACCAAGTTGTAGCAGATTCTTTCTTTGCTAATCTTACTGCTATCAGTAAATGTGCTCAACAATTCCTTTTCGTATATGGCTGTTAGTCTCAAAGGAAGTGTGGTAACTGCATAAACAATTACGCAGAGCTGTTTCGAGAAATGAAGGGATGAATGCCTTCTGTGCGAGTGCACAGTCCAGGTCTTGTTTGGCCTTGGATAGCCAATGTCTAATTACTAAGATTATAAGCCCTGGGGAACAACGGTTTACAAGTACTAATAAAACTTGTAGGTCTAATAAGAGGGTAgccatatgtatttacatataatgtcCAAACTAAGGATACCGTAaataagaacagaagaaaaaatccgCAGGCAACAACACATTAACTACTTAAAACTGATATTGCTTTTCAAATAACAGGGTAAGACTAGAAACTGTGTTCTGAAAATACCAGAATGCAATGAATGATGAATTAAGATCAACGAAATAACGAAAAGTAAATCTATATAACAACACCGAAAAACTGCTACACTCACGAACCGAAATTACTATGTACACTTTGATCCTTTGAATATCAAAGGAACTGACCTATAAAGCTGATATAGCGCTCCTCTGATGCCGCCGTGGTGCTTGATGATCCTGGCAGCCTTAACAAGCTTTTCTAAACCGAAATAACTAGCCATTTTATTAATTTAGAGAAAAGCCGTCTCGGTGTTCTTTCCTCCAGCTGATCCGAGGCCGAGAATTCACAAGTGGACGAACTTtgctttatatcattatttacattattcagCACTGgtatgttattttattaataacttctaTATAACTAATTAATCAAAGTATTAAAGAATAAAACATCATAGGGCTGATCTGAAATTTAGAATTCGTATACGATGAATTTAAACATTGTTATATCACTATTCATATCTGAGATGCAATTTATGCAATTTCTGGGTAATTACTTTGAAAAATGGATCATCATATTTTAGAAAAATCTTTATTATGTCTTATGAGAGTATGTGTAAGGCATTCTGAAAAGGAAGTAAATGAAATTTGCCGGAGATgggctaaagttttttttttttttcttgcgaaaTTCTTGGACCGGCAAAGTGTATATAGATTTCTGCCAACTACAAAGTTGTTATTTGTTTACTATAACAGTAGTCATTAAGATTATGTAAACGTTTAATTGTTTCCTAAACTTCTGTTTTGTTCCTCTAATATCTATTCAAAATATGCATAATTGTAATCTCCATAATTATTTGATCAATGATATAATGTTGTATTCTTAACTTTGAGAAGATGTATCTATGCTcgcactgaaaaaaatatatatgtaataatagtaaccCACTGTCATAAATAGTTTAGCCCAGCAACTTTTGCATCAGCTGATAAATACGCCAGGCTATTGTGACTGTCAAAGGTAATATTTCATCTCCTTTTACTCTCTGTATAGCACTGTTTAGTGGATACAGCTATTATGCTACCAATGAAAGCAGAAAGAATACGAATATGCAGCGTGAGATTGTTAATTAGGACGaaagtaaccataataatagacatttgcagaggaggggaggatacgAAGGGAGGCGGTGGGTGGAATTTTGAAGAGGAAACTAGTgtttttctttgacttttcttTCACTAAAACACCTGTGGAGCGAGTCGAGCATTCATTATATAGCTATGAATATTTTGTGGAAATCTGTTAGTTGAGAAATGTATTGCAAGTGTTGAAAATGTGTATTGAGGTATATGTTGAGTTCCTATTTAGattattgttaactttatttttctttgaacaCTTATTTGATTGCTTAttttatcacgtttttttttttttttttttttttttgaatatgcaGCTAAGAGTAGTAAAGgccacaacatttttttttttttttttttgtaattcctcATCTACAAAATGACTCTTTTCAAATTCTCAGAAAGGTTGAAATGAGTTTTATTGAAATGTTTGCAATCATGACTTTAAATGGTATAGGCCAGAGCAGAGAAATATTTATGGCAAAGCttaatctatattaatatatgaggAATTTAATCAATAAATGAGCCAAGTATGGTTAGTAGTTTCAACCCCATGCATCTGGAAAATGTGAGAATTTGTTTATGTCATCACAGAAATACCTCATTTCTTTaaacctttttcctttcttctctttttggcaAACTTCTATTGTTTTCAtcatgctctttttttcttttaattactcactttctcttatctgcctctcactcttttattttttttattagttctttctcatttattaatttattcacatgtctttttctcattctttttcattatcattccttcatactttcttttcctttctc
This sequence is a window from Penaeus chinensis breed Huanghai No. 1 chromosome 10, ASM1920278v2, whole genome shotgun sequence. Protein-coding genes within it:
- the LOC125029467 gene encoding NADH dehydrogenase [ubiquinone] 1 alpha subcomplex subunit 12-like, translated to MASYFGLEKLVKAARIIKHHGGIRGALYQLYRVDDLKVGTLVGEDARGNKYYEDPKLMLGRNRWVVYHPNVGTDYDGSMIPAEWFGWLHHKTDKPPTEEAPVNYNWLSGHEENTSGTEKAFMPYTTTKPKIEAWVPPKKQ